From one Mya arenaria isolate MELC-2E11 chromosome 4, ASM2691426v1 genomic stretch:
- the LOC128232411 gene encoding uncharacterized protein LOC128232411, whose product MDSTIVICCILAIGAMCEAIRLNQGYGHARPLFLHDHPGARPININPDLCTPEVAPLGCWRVPNEADTMNIEIFKNQTSGTELTLLWILDGIGYYRENILNAYHSQLRWTLHDDDSVTVGFKYREGKEPGAPCRKVELEGNLTRGDHAIIDLDLTFPEPLGHMTPRYWLMSDHPDDYVLLFSCINPAQVQDRVCYGRWYAEVFVTSDPPDHPPMHLIVEELYRKLGLTLDNPGFRFINTGHACPEE is encoded by the exons ATGGATAGTACAATTGTGATATGTTGCATACTAGCTATCGGGGCTATGTGTGAAGCCATCCGGTTGAATCAAGGATATGGTCACGCCAGGCCCTTATTCCTTCATGATCACCCGGGGGCAAGGCCCATAAACATTAACCCGGACCTGTGTACACCGGAAGTCGCGCCTTTGGGATGTTGGAGAGTCCCGAACGAAGCGGATACTATGAATattgaaatttttaaaaatcaa ACCTCTGGCACAGAACTGACGTTGCTGTGGATTCTTGACGGTATAGGCTACTACCgggaaaacattttaaatgcataccATAGCCAGTTACGGTGGACATTACATGACGACGACTCCGTGACCGTTGGTTTCAAATACAG GGAAGGAAAAGAGCCCGGCGCCCCGTGTAGGAAGGTTGAATTGGAAGGGAATCTGACCCGTGGAGACCATGCTATAATTGACTTAG ACTTGACGTTTCCAGAACCACTAGGCCACATGACACCACGCTATTGGCTCATGTCAGACCATCCTGATGACTACGTGCTCTTGTTTAGTTGTATCAATCCTGCACAG GTCCAAGACCGCGTGTGTTACGGACGTTGGTATGCAGAAGTCTTTGTGACATCTGATCCACCGGACCATCCACCCATGCACCTCATAGTAGAAGAACTATACCGGAAGTTGGGTCTCACCCTCGATAATCCCGGGTTTCGGTTTATTAACACTGGCCATG CCTGCCCAGAGGAGTAA